In Streptosporangiales bacterium, the sequence CGTTGCGCGCGGCGAGGAACCGACGGAACGCCTCCGTCATCGCGGTGACCGACTCACCGCGATCGCCGGTGAACACCGCGTCCGCGCCACCCGGGTGGCATTCGGCGACCTCGCGCGCGGGAACGTCCACGGCGCCCGCCGTGTCGGTCGTGGTGCTGACGTCGACGGTGGTCACCGGCACGCTCGCCGCGCGGATCAGGTCGGCCACGTAGCCGAGCTCCGTGCCCTTGGTGTCGAAGGTGCCCACGACGTATGCCCGAGCCACCCGTCACCCCCAACCAGCGACGCTGCTGTTGCCCCCCAGAGTCTAGGTCGGGTGGCGGCCGCCAGCCAGCCCCTGCGCGCCGGGCTAGGTCGGCACCCCGTCGCGCAGCAGGCGGCGGGCGATGGTGACGCGGTGGATCTCCGACGCACCCTCGACGATCCGCCAGATACGCACCAGCCGGTAGTAGTACTCGATCGGCAGGTCCTTGCCCAGCCCCATCGCGCCGTGCGCCTGCAGGCACCAGTCGGCGACGTCGTCGAGCAGCTCGGTGCCCATCACCTTGGCGATCGACGCCTCGTACCTGATGTCCGTGACCCCCGCGTCGAGCTTGCGCGCCGCGTCGTAGTTCACCAAGCGGCAGGCGTGCAGCCGCATCGCGGCGTCGGCGATCCAGTTCTGGACGGTCTGCCGCTTGGCCAGCGGCTCACCGAACGTCACCCGCTGCTCGGCGTGCTTGAGCAGCAGGTCGAGCAACCGTTCGGTGGCGCCGACGCAGCGCGCGGCGATCTCCAGCCGACGGACGGAGAGCCTGTTCTGCATGGGGATGAACGCGTTGCCGACCTCACCGAGCACCTGGCCGCCGTCCAGGGTGACTTCGTCGAAGCGCACCTCACAGGGCCGGTAGTTCGAGATGGTCGGCAACCGCCGTTCCACGGTCACGCCCGGGGTGCCACGGTCGACGAGGAACGCGGTCATGCCGCCGCGCGAACCCTTGTCCGGGTCGGTGACCGCGACCACGATGAGGAAGTCTGCCCAGTCCGCCTTCCCGATCCACTTCTTCTTGCCGTTCAGCACCCATCGGTCGCCGTCGCGGTGTGCCCGGGTGGAGATGCCGGACACGTCCGAACCGGCCCCCGGTTCCGTGATCGCCACGCCGGAGGTGATCTCGCCGCGGCCGTAAGGCTCCAGGTACCGCACGCGCTGTTCGTCCGACGCGGCCGCGAGCAGCCAGTGCAGGTTCGGCGAGTCCGGCGGCAGCACGAACGGGACCACGGTCTTCGCCATCTCCTCGATGACCACGTTCTTGGCCAGCACACCGTGGCCCTTGCCGCCGAACTCCGGCGGCACGTCGAGACCCCACAGGTCCCGTTCCCTGGCCGCGCCGAGCAGCCGCTCACAGGTCTCGGGCGGGATGTCGCCGATCGGGTCGTAGAGGTACGAGACGCCGGGCTCGGCCTGGAACGGCTCCTCGCGCGCGGACGCGTGCAGCTCGTTCCTTATGATCTCCGGCTCGAGCGGCAGCAGCTCGTCGTCGACGAAGTCGCGAACCCGGGCACGCAGCTGCGTGGTTTCCTCGGGGACACCGGCTCCGGACATGTGATCGCTCCTCATCGCGTTGCCTCCACAAGATCGCCGAGCAACTCGCCGACACGGCGGTCGCCCCAGCCGAACACGAGCTCGCCGACCCGTTCTGCGGCGGTGGCAGAACGGCCGTACCGCAGGCAGTCGTCGACCTTCGTCAGCAGCTCCCCGTCGGTCAGCGGACTCTCCGCGCTCCCGCGCAGCTGCGTCGCACTGCGTTGCACGGTGTGGCCGCCGGCCAGCTCGACGCAGACCTCCGTGAGCCGCGGCCACTGCGGGCCGGCGTCGTCGGTGGCGGTCACCTTCGGCAGGAACTCCTGCAGCTCGGTACGGCGGACGTTCTCGTCGCGGAAGGTCGCGAGCCTGGGCAGCCCGTCGTGCAGCGCCGTCGCGACGGCGAACTCCATGCTGAACTTCGCCTCCAGCCCGGTCTGCGGGCGATGGTGCACGAGTGGCGCGATACCGCCCTCGTTCGTACGCACTACGACGCGTTCGACGTCGGCGGGTGGCAGCCGGTGTTCACTGCGGAGGTCGAGGATGATGTCGAGCGCACGGTGCGTCGCGTAGCAGCAGGGGTACTTCTTCACGTCGAGCCCGCTGGACGCCAGCTCGCCCGAGCCGGCGCCGAGACCGGCCAGCTCGGTTGCCAGCGCTTCCACGTGGCCGGCGCCGCCGTAGAGCGGGGCGAAGCCGCCGACCGACCCCTCGAGTGCCTGCTCGGCGGCCGTCAGACCGGCCTGCGCCAACCGCATCGAACGCACGGCCTCCGCCGCGGCGGCACCGACCTGGAACGACTTCGTCATCGTGCCGAAGCTCGCCTTCGTCCCCGCAGCCCGCGCCGCCGCGACGCCTACCGCATGGGTGGTCTCCGCAGCCGTCAGGGCGGCCAGGTGGCTCGCACCTGCGGCCGCGCCGATGGCGCCCATGGTCGCCGTGGAGTGCCAGCCCGCCGCGTAGTGCTCGACCGCGAACGCCTTGGCGAGCTTGCAGATCACCTCGAAGCCGACCGCGTACGACGCGGCGAGCTGCCGGCCGTCGGCGCCCTCTTCCTCCGCGACGGCGACGAGCGCGGGCAGCAGCACGACCGTCGGGTGCCCACGCAGTGGGCTGGTCACGTCGTCGTAGTCGAGTACATGGGCCATCGAGGCGTTGACCATGGCGGCCGCCTCTGCGGTGTGCCTGCGGCCGGACGACCAGTCCGTCGCCGGCCCTTCGCCACCTGGCGCGTACCGTTCGAGTACGTCGCGGAGCGGGTGCCCGTTCGCCGCGAGCCGCACGGCGTACGTGTCGAGGAAAGCGCGCGCCACCAGATGCACCAAGGCGTCGTCCGACGCACGCTGTGGTACGGACGCGGCCCATGCCGCGATCCTGGTGCTCGCCGTGGTCCCCGTCATGTGAGTACACCCGCTTCGGTCAGCCGGTCGATCTCGGCATCGGCTAGCCCGAGCACGTCACGGCAGATCTCCCTGGTGTGCTGACCGAGCAACGGCGCCGGCCGCTCGAACCTGGTCGGAGTGCCGGAGAACCGGAAAGGCGGCGCGTTGTAGAGCGTCTCGCCCATTTCCGGATGGTCCAGGCGTACCCAGTGCTCACGCCAGCGCAGCTGCGGGTCGTCGTCAACCAGGTCGGCAACGGACTGCACGACGCCGGCGGCGACCCCCGCTCGCAGCAGGTGGTCGGCGGTCTCCGCCGCGTCCCTGTCGGCCAGCAGCCGCGCGAGCAGGTCGTCCAAAGTGTCCCTGTCGCGCCATCGCGCTGCCGCGTCCGCCCAGTCGGAAACGCACTGCGCGTCGTCGATGCCGAGCACCGTACGCAGCTTCTGCCACGCATCGTCGTCCGTCACGGAGATGGCGAGCCAGCTGTCCTCCCCGCTGCACCGGTACACGCCGTGCGGTGCATAAGACCGGTGCTGGTTCCCGAGCGGACCGGGATCGTGGCCGTTGACGGTGTGTTCGAGAAGTGAAGGCGCCAGCATGGCGATCGTGGGCTCGGTCTGCGCGATGTCGACGAACTGCCCGCGACCCGTACGCCGCTTGTGCCGCAACGCCGCCAGTACGGCGAACGCCGCATGGCACGGGTTCGGTACGTGGTCCGGGTAGTTGGTTCCCGTGCCCGCAGGCGGATGCCCGGGGAGCCCGGTCAGGTGATGCAGGCCAACCAGCGCGCCGATCGTCTGCCCGTAGCCGAGGTAGTCACGCTCCGGTCCCGCCGCCCCCTGCATGGACATGGCCAGGTAGACCACGCCGGGGTTGATCTCGCGCACCTGCTCGTAGCCGAGCCCGAAGCGCTCCATCACGCCCGGCGTGAAGTTGTTCGATACGACGTCACAACTCGCGACCAACCGGCGGGCGAGCTGCTGCCCCTCGTCGGTCTTCATGTTCAGCGTCAGGCTGCGCTTGTTCGTGTTGCGGTCGGCGAAGTAGCCGCTCCTGTTGACGTCCTTCCTGCCGTCCTTGAACGGCGGGCTCAACCGGATGCCGTCGATCTTGCTGTTGCTCTCGATCTTTATGACGTCGGCGCCGTGGTCGGCGAGGATCTTCGTCGCGAACGAGCCCGCACCCACCCAGCAGAAGTCGACCACCCTGATGCCGCTCAGCGGTAGCGCTGTCATTCGATCACTCCCTCGACCCGCAGCGCCGACAGCTCGTCCGCGTAACCCGCCGCGCTCAACACCTCGTCGGTGTGCTGCCCGAGCGACGGCGCCAGACCACGCAGCCGCCAAGGCGTCTCCGACAGGACGTACGGAGCGCCAGGCACCTGCACACCCGAACGGCCGAACGCGGGGATGGAAACGAAGAACTCGCGGTACGCGAGCTGCCGGTTCCGCACCACCTCGGCCGGGCTGCTCACCGGGCACAGCGGAACCCGCCACCGCTGCGCTTCCTCGTACAGGTGCGCCTTCGTGCGCGCACGAGCGTACGGCTCGAACACCGCGGCGAACGTCGACTTCGCCGCCTCGGACTCGACGAACTCCCTGGCGTCCCACTCGTCGCCACCGAGCTGCTCGACGCCGTCGACCTGCTCGGCGGTCAACCACGCCACCAGGTTGCGCCAGAACCTGTTGCCGCCGATACCGGCGCCGATCAGGTAGATGTAGCCGTCGGCGCAAGGGAAGACGCCGTAGCCGGCGCTGCGCTGCTGCCCCGCATGCCGCCGGCGGACCACACCTTCGAGGTCGTAGAACTGCACGGCGTTCTCCAGCGCCATCGTCACGCACTCCTGCACGGAGACATCGACGTGCTGGCCCCTGCCGGTCAGCTCCGCACCCGTCACCGCGAGCATCGAAGAGACGGCGGCGAACAGGTTCGCGACCGCGTACGCCTGGTCGTCCGCCGGACGTACCGGCGGGCCGTCGGCATACCCGGCCAGCTGCAGCAGCCCGCCCATGGCCAGACAGGTCAGGTCGTCGGCGGGATAGTCGGCGTACGGACCGGTCTGCCCGAAAGCGGTGATGCTCGTCGTCACCAGGGCGGGGTTCTTCGCGCCGAGCGAGGCGTGGTCGAGGCCGCGCTCGCGCATCGTCCCAGGCGACTCGGTCTCGATCACCAGGTCGGCGTCGGCTGCCAGCTCGCGCAGGATCTCCTGCCCGCGCGCGGTGTCCAGGTTCAGCTGGACGCCGCGCTTGCTCGTGTTGTGGGCGAAGAACGTCAGGCTGTTCTCGACGCCGGGCTCGTCGCCGGCGAACGGCGGCAGCCGACGTGAAGGCGAGCCGTCGAGCGGCTCCACGAGTACGACGTCTGCGCCCAGTTCGGCGAAGAGCTTGCCGCAGTAGTTGCCCATCTGCCCGGCCAGGTCGAGCACCCGCAGACCTTCGAGTGCGCCGACCTCGACCGAGCCAGGCTCAGGCACCGGCAGCCGCCGTGAGCCGGAAGCGAGGCAGGGTCACCTCGTCGGTGACCTCGTCGAAGGTGATGCTGACCGGATCACCCACCCGTGGCTGGTCGTTCGGCACGCCGACGATGTTGCTGAACATCCGTGGCCCCTCACACATCTGCACGAGAGCGACGTTGTACGGCACGTCGTCGGCGAACGCCTCGTTGTAGACCTGGTGGAAGACGATGTACGAGTAGATCTCCCCGTCACCGCTGAGCTCTGCCCAGTCGAACCCGCCGCTGAGGCACTGCGCGCAGTACGGGCTGATCGGGTAGCGGATGTGCGCACACTCGCTACACCGCTGCATCACCAGCCGATGCTCGCGAAGAGCACTCCAGAACGGTTCATTCGCCTCACTGATCTCCGGCAACGGCTTGTCGTAACCCGCCATCGTCACAGCCCACCTTTGCTGAGAATCATCGCGGTCGAGCAGTTCAACGTCATACCGCGGCCGGTGACCAGGCACACCTCGGCCGAAGGCACCTGCCGCTCCCCGCAGCCGCCGCGCATCTGACGCACACCCTCGACGATGTGCAGCCAACCCTCCATGTACGACTCGGAGAGGTTCCCGCCCGCCGTGTTCACCGGCAGCTCGCCACCCAGCTGGATGCGGCCACCTTCCACGAACGAGCCACCCTCACCGACGTCGCAAAAGCCGCCGTGTTCCAGCCACAGCGGGACGCTGATGGTGAAGTTGTCGTAGAGCTGCGCAACATCGACGTCGCGCGGCCCGACCCCGGCCATGGCGTACGCCCGGTCGAGAGCGGACTTCTGGTGCGGGACGTACCACCAGTCCGGCTTCTCCAGCGTCTGCGCCGTATAGGCCTGGGCGACACCGGACAGGTACACCGGCGGCTGTTTGTAGTGCTTCGCGCGGTCCGCCGACGAGACGATGATGCAGACACCGCCGTCGCTGATCAGACAGCAGTCCAGCAACCGCAACGGTTCCACGATGTACCGCGACGCCTGGTGGTCGGCCACGGTGATCGGCTTGCGCATAACGGCGTTCGGGTTGAGCGACGCGTGGTACCGGCACGCGACCGCCACCTCGGCGAGCTGTTCGCTCGTGGTGCCGTAGAGGGCCATGTGCCTGCTCGCCGCGACGGCACTGTTCGCGGCGGCGCCCATCATGCCCCAGATCCCCCACGAGTCGCTCCAGCCGGAGGCACGGCTGAACCGCGAACCGCCTGTCTTCGCCGCATCGCCGAAGACGCACGCCACGTTCGTCGCCGCGCCCGTAGCCACCGCCATCGCCGCCGTGTGCACGAGCGCACCGGCGGTGCCGCCACCCATGGACATGCTGCCGGTGACCACCGGGTCGATGCCGAGTGTCTCACCGAGCCGCAGGTAGTTCAGCGGCCCTTCCGGCGCCGTGGTGCCGGGAAAGGTGAGCAACCCGTCGATCTCGTCCTTGGCCAGGCCGGCGTCGTCCATTGCCGCCTTGAACGCGTCCACGGCCAGGTTCAGCTGTGTGCTGCCAGGTAGCTTCCCCTGTGGAGTCGCACCGACCCCGACGATGGCTGTCCGATCCTTCAACGATTCCACCAACGCTCCTCTCACCTCCCGTACATCAGCTGCCCTTGTAGACGGGACGCCGCTTCTCCTGGAAGGCCTTCCTGCCCTCGATGCGGTCCTCGGTGTCCCGCAGCAGTCCCCAGACGTAGCTCTCCATCTCGATCGCCTCAGGCAGCGGCATGTCGCGGCCGCGCCGCACGAGGTGCTTGACGGCGTTCACCGCAAGCGGAGCGTTCGCCGTGATGCGCTCGGCGAGCTCGCGTGCCCGCGGCAGCAGACCGTCCGTGGTGTGCACCTCGCTGACCAGTCCGACCTCGAGCGCGCGCGTCGCGTCGATGCGCTCGCCGGTGAGCAACATCTGCATCGCCATCGACTCGCCGATGATCCGCGGCAGCCGCTGGGTGCCGCCGGCTCCCGGGATGCTGCCGACCCGCACCTCGGCGAGGCCGAACTGCGCGTTGTCGGACGCGATCCTGATGTCACAGGCGAGTGCAAGCTCCAGACCGCCACCGACGGCGAACCCGTTGACCGCACAGATCAACGGCTTGTCGGTGTCCAGCCCGGCGAGCAGGTGCGTCGACTCCCCGGAGCCGAACGTCAGCTCCGCGTACGACTGCGGCGGCGGTGGCGTCCGCTTCAGATCGGAGCCGGTGCAGAACGCGCGGTCCCCCGCCCCGGTGAGGATGGCTACGGCGATGTCCGGATCTTCGTCCAGCTGCCGCCACACCTCACGCAGCCGGGCACGCATCTGCGGGTCGATGGCGTTCATCGCATCGGGGCGGTTCAGGGTGATCTCCGCGATCCCGCTCGCCATGGTCACGTCGACCGACATCATGGCACCAACTCTCTGATCGCACTGAGGTTGTCTTCGGTGTGCTCAGCGGTACGCAGCACCACGTCATCGAAGCCCACGTCGCTCAACCACGCCAGTCGCTCGCGCACCTGGTTCGGGCTGCACACCAACGAGAACGGCTCACCGCCGGCAAGGGGGACGTCGGGACCGGTGAGGTCGACGGTGATGTTGGTGGCCATCGCCCTGCGACCACCAGCGTCTTTGTAACGCGCAGCACCTTCGGCGAGCCGGCCGCCCCTGACCGCGGAACCGATCCAGCCCTCGAACTCCGTCGCCGCGCGGTCGATCCACCGGCCGTTGCCCCACGCCCCGATGAGCAGCGGCGGGCCACCGAGCGTCGGCTCCCACGGGGTTAGGTCGACGGGCCCGATCGCCCTGCCCGCACACAGCTCGCGCAGCGTCGTCAGGCTGTGTTCGAACCTGGCGAAGCGTTCCTCGTACGGCGTGCCGAACGCCTCGAAGTCCGACCGCGTGGATCCCGCGCCCACGCCGAGGGTGAACCGGTCACCGCACACCAGGTGCGTGGTGATGACGCGGTGTGCGGTCTCCACCGGGTTCCGCAGCCCCAGCTGGAGCACACACGTACCCACCTCCACGGATCTCGTCGCCGTGGCCGCGACCGCGACGGCGATGAGCGGGTCGGGCAGCGTGAACCCACGGTTCAGGGCGTCGAAGGCCCACACACCGTCGTACCCGCACGCCTCGATACGGCGGGCTCCCTCGGCGAGGGTCTCCGTGCGCATGGCCGAGCCGTCGTCCGCCGTCCTTGGCATGATCATGCCGACGCGCATGTGTCTCCCTCGTCGTCCCGTACCGCGCGCCTGCGTCGCACCAGACGCCACGCCGTACCGCCCACGAGCACCACGAGCACGATCGCCCACAGCGTCGGCGCGATCGTGCCGCTGAGGAAGTAGCCGACGTCGCCGCGGCTGAGGAACAGACCTTCGCGCAGGTGCTTCTCGACGAAGCCACCGAGCACCAGGCCGATCACCAGCGAGGTCAGGTTGAAGTCAAGCTTGTGCAGGAAGTACCCGATGACGCCCATCGCCAGCAGCACCACGAGGTCGAGCATGTTCTCGCGCGCGCTGTACGCGCCGACGACCGCGATGACGAAGATCGCCGGCAGCAGGATGCCCTGCGGAATCCGCAGCAGGCTCACCCACACACCGACGAGCGGGAGGTTGAGCAGCAGCAGCATGATGTTGGCTAGGTACATGGCCGCAATGAGGCTCCAGAACACGTCCGGGTGGTCGCTGATCAACAGCGGGCCCGGCTGGATGCCCTGCACGATCATCGCGGAGATCATCAGCGCGAACGTGGCGGAGAACGGCAGGCCGAGGGATAATACCGGAACCAGGCCGCCCATGGCCGCCGAGTTGTTCGCTGCCTCCGGCCCTGCCACGCCCTCGACCGCGCCGTCGCCGATCTCCTTGCGGTGCTTGGAGACCGCCTTCTCCACCCGGTACGAGGCGAAGCTCGACAGCGTCGCCGACGGCCCTGGCAGCAGCCCGAACAGGAAGCCGATGACCGATCCGCGCCCCCAG encodes:
- a CDS encoding acyl-CoA dehydrogenase, coding for MSGAGVPEETTQLRARVRDFVDDELLPLEPEIIRNELHASAREEPFQAEPGVSYLYDPIGDIPPETCERLLGAARERDLWGLDVPPEFGGKGHGVLAKNVVIEEMAKTVVPFVLPPDSPNLHWLLAAASDEQRVRYLEPYGRGEITSGVAITEPGAGSDVSGISTRAHRDGDRWVLNGKKKWIGKADWADFLIVVAVTDPDKGSRGGMTAFLVDRGTPGVTVERRLPTISNYRPCEVRFDEVTLDGGQVLGEVGNAFIPMQNRLSVRRLEIAARCVGATERLLDLLLKHAEQRVTFGEPLAKRQTVQNWIADAAMRLHACRLVNYDAARKLDAGVTDIRYEASIAKVMGTELLDDVADWCLQAHGAMGLGKDLPIEYYYRLVRIWRIVEGASEIHRVTIARRLLRDGVPT
- a CDS encoding MmgE/PrpD family protein, with translation MTGTTASTRIAAWAASVPQRASDDALVHLVARAFLDTYAVRLAANGHPLRDVLERYAPGGEGPATDWSSGRRHTAEAAAMVNASMAHVLDYDDVTSPLRGHPTVVLLPALVAVAEEEGADGRQLAASYAVGFEVICKLAKAFAVEHYAAGWHSTATMGAIGAAAGASHLAALTAAETTHAVGVAAARAAGTKASFGTMTKSFQVGAAAAEAVRSMRLAQAGLTAAEQALEGSVGGFAPLYGGAGHVEALATELAGLGAGSGELASSGLDVKKYPCCYATHRALDIILDLRSEHRLPPADVERVVVRTNEGGIAPLVHHRPQTGLEAKFSMEFAVATALHDGLPRLATFRDENVRRTELQEFLPKVTATDDAGPQWPRLTEVCVELAGGHTVQRSATQLRGSAESPLTDGELLTKVDDCLRYGRSATAAERVGELVFGWGDRRVGELLGDLVEATR
- a CDS encoding CoA transferase — protein: MTALPLSGIRVVDFCWVGAGSFATKILADHGADVIKIESNSKIDGIRLSPPFKDGRKDVNRSGYFADRNTNKRSLTLNMKTDEGQQLARRLVASCDVVSNNFTPGVMERFGLGYEQVREINPGVVYLAMSMQGAAGPERDYLGYGQTIGALVGLHHLTGLPGHPPAGTGTNYPDHVPNPCHAAFAVLAALRHKRRTGRGQFVDIAQTEPTIAMLAPSLLEHTVNGHDPGPLGNQHRSYAPHGVYRCSGEDSWLAISVTDDDAWQKLRTVLGIDDAQCVSDWADAAARWRDRDTLDDLLARLLADRDAAETADHLLRAGVAAGVVQSVADLVDDDPQLRWREHWVRLDHPEMGETLYNAPPFRFSGTPTRFERPAPLLGQHTREICRDVLGLADAEIDRLTEAGVLT
- a CDS encoding CoA transferase, which produces MGNYCGKLFAELGADVVLVEPLDGSPSRRLPPFAGDEPGVENSLTFFAHNTSKRGVQLNLDTARGQEILRELAADADLVIETESPGTMRERGLDHASLGAKNPALVTTSITAFGQTGPYADYPADDLTCLAMGGLLQLAGYADGPPVRPADDQAYAVANLFAAVSSMLAVTGAELTGRGQHVDVSVQECVTMALENAVQFYDLEGVVRRRHAGQQRSAGYGVFPCADGYIYLIGAGIGGNRFWRNLVAWLTAEQVDGVEQLGGDEWDAREFVESEAAKSTFAAVFEPYARARTKAHLYEEAQRWRVPLCPVSSPAEVVRNRQLAYREFFVSIPAFGRSGVQVPGAPYVLSETPWRLRGLAPSLGQHTDEVLSAAGYADELSALRVEGVIE
- a CDS encoding thiolase family protein, yielding MESLKDRTAIVGVGATPQGKLPGSTQLNLAVDAFKAAMDDAGLAKDEIDGLLTFPGTTAPEGPLNYLRLGETLGIDPVVTGSMSMGGGTAGALVHTAAMAVATGAATNVACVFGDAAKTGGSRFSRASGWSDSWGIWGMMGAAANSAVAASRHMALYGTTSEQLAEVAVACRYHASLNPNAVMRKPITVADHQASRYIVEPLRLLDCCLISDGGVCIIVSSADRAKHYKQPPVYLSGVAQAYTAQTLEKPDWWYVPHQKSALDRAYAMAGVGPRDVDVAQLYDNFTISVPLWLEHGGFCDVGEGGSFVEGGRIQLGGELPVNTAGGNLSESYMEGWLHIVEGVRQMRGGCGERQVPSAEVCLVTGRGMTLNCSTAMILSKGGL
- a CDS encoding enoyl-CoA hydratase/isomerase family protein yields the protein MSVDVTMASGIAEITLNRPDAMNAIDPQMRARLREVWRQLDEDPDIAVAILTGAGDRAFCTGSDLKRTPPPPQSYAELTFGSGESTHLLAGLDTDKPLICAVNGFAVGGGLELALACDIRIASDNAQFGLAEVRVGSIPGAGGTQRLPRIIGESMAMQMLLTGERIDATRALEVGLVSEVHTTDGLLPRARELAERITANAPLAVNAVKHLVRRGRDMPLPEAIEMESYVWGLLRDTEDRIEGRKAFQEKRRPVYKGS
- a CDS encoding LLM class flavin-dependent oxidoreductase; the protein is MRVGMIMPRTADDGSAMRTETLAEGARRIEACGYDGVWAFDALNRGFTLPDPLIAVAVAATATRSVEVGTCVLQLGLRNPVETAHRVITTHLVCGDRFTLGVGAGSTRSDFEAFGTPYEERFARFEHSLTTLRELCAGRAIGPVDLTPWEPTLGGPPLLIGAWGNGRWIDRAATEFEGWIGSAVRGGRLAEGAARYKDAGGRRAMATNITVDLTGPDVPLAGGEPFSLVCSPNQVRERLAWLSDVGFDDVVLRTAEHTEDNLSAIRELVP
- a CDS encoding tripartite tricarboxylate transporter TctA, with translation MGAFEGLLYGLQLLLSPELLLAALIGALAGTVIGVLPGLGPVAGAALVLPLTFTLEPAAALIMIAGIYAGSMYGGSTTAVLLNMPGEAASVVTTIDGYKMTQRGRGGVALSVMAVGSFIAGTIAILLVMLFSPVLADVGIAFGPREYLALTVGGLLLLARISGGSAMSGFFPMVLGLALATVGQEKVTNAYRYVFGMDDLSLGIDLVPVAIGLFGIAEMFRLIAGDQGTVPRPAKIRLRELVPTRAEWKRAIAPWGRGSVIGFLFGLLPGPSATLSSFASYRVEKAVSKHRKEIGDGAVEGVAGPEAANNSAAMGGLVPVLSLGLPFSATFALMISAMIVQGIQPGPLLISDHPDVFWSLIAAMYLANIMLLLLNLPLVGVWVSLLRIPQGILLPAIFVIAVVGAYSARENMLDLVVLLAMGVIGYFLHKLDFNLTSLVIGLVLGGFVEKHLREGLFLSRGDVGYFLSGTIAPTLWAIVLVVLVGGTAWRLVRRRRAVRDDEGDTCASA